A DNA window from Canis lupus familiaris isolate Mischka breed German Shepherd chromosome 10, alternate assembly UU_Cfam_GSD_1.0, whole genome shotgun sequence contains the following coding sequences:
- the PDCL3 gene encoding phosducin-like protein 3 — translation MQDPNADTEWNDILRKKGILPSKESLKDLEKEAEEEEQRVLQQSVVKTYEDMTLEELEDNEDEFNEEDERAIEMYRQQRLAEWKATQLKNKFGEVLEISGKDYVQEVTKAGEGLWVILHLYKQGIPLCALINQHFSRLARKFPDVKFIKAISTTCIPNYPDRNLPTIFVYLEGDIKAQFIGPLVFGGMNLTIDELEWKLSESGAIKTDLEENPKKPIEDTLLSSVRCSIPTRRDSDSEDD, via the exons ATGCAG GACCCTAATGCAGACACTGAGTGGAATGACATCTTACGCAAAAAGGGCATCTTGCCCTCAAAGGAAAGTTTGAAAGATTtggaaaaggaggcagaagaagaagaacagcGAGTCCTTCAGCAGTCAGTTG TGAAAACGTATGAAGATATGACTTTGGAAGAGCTGGAGGATAATGAAGACGAATTTAATGAGGAAGATGAACGTGCTATTGAAATGTACAG GCAGCAAAGGCTGGCTGAGTGGAAAGCAACACAACTGAAGAATAAATTTGGAGAAGTTTTAGAGATCTCAGGAAAGGATTATGTTCAAGAAGTTACCAAAGCCGGTGAGGGCTTGTGGGTAATCTTGCACCTTTACAAACAAGG GATTCCCCTCTGTGCCCTCATAAATCAACACTTCAGCAGACTTGCCAGGAAGTTTCCTGATGTCAAATTTATCAAAGCCATTTCAACAACCTGCATACCCAATTATCCTGATAGGAATCTGCCTACAATATTTGTTTACCTTGAAGGTGATATCAAGGCTCAATTTATTGGACCTCTAGTGTTTGGTGGCATGAATCTGACAATAGATG AGTTGGAGTGGAAACTGTCAGAGTCTGGAGCCATCAAGACAGACTTGGAGGAAAACCCTAAGAAACCAATTGAAGACACTTTGCTATCCTCAGTGCGGTGCTCCATTCCCACAAGAAGGGACAGCGATTCTGAGGATGACTAA